One region of Oncorhynchus mykiss isolate Arlee chromosome 8, USDA_OmykA_1.1, whole genome shotgun sequence genomic DNA includes:
- the LOC110530306 gene encoding centromere protein L isoform X2, with product MLHNANRNVGSSHLEMSTEETPRNNALAQRRSKSYRQSMRSCVEATHLTYTSGLLTALRIPRSRKAPKSCDITKQVDPDQVALLVKKEWQLSYVTPLYQFRHTQLKSYSKQLSAFMVSEKQQGLAIEVGQELGFKVNFSVVLGLAETDKDAETVFIQILSKQVFSAKDAAPKVVWSGWLTCVNGDLDYLRSLPLEFVSLPLFCTRGPESLTVLVKTWFEKTFDCCFGPLGINSTNLQWLASLWTGCHPTINIQYLKLVWTLPTLPPMDVTYTVHPQDAWELWDSMRQVDTTEDSISIDEVTGFIKGLQSHFFRHFRIDLSAGSLMQISTALGSSHHSGKIKIASPNYIPTILQLLTECALLKMPI from the exons atgcTTCACAATGCTAACCGGAATGTAGGTAGCAGCCATCTGGAAATGAG CACTGAGGAGACCCCACGCAACAATGCCTTGGCACAACGAAGGAGCAAGAGTTACAGGCAATCAATGCGAAGCTGTGTTGAAGCAACTCATCTGACATACACATCAGGCCTTTTGACAGCTCTAAGAATACCAAGAAGTAGAAAGGCTCCAAAGTCATGTGATATCACA AAACAGGTTGACCCAGACCAAGTAGCACTTCTGGTGAAGAAGGAATGGCAGCTGTCGTATGTCACACCTTTGTACCAGTTCAGACACACTCAGTTGAAATCCTACTCAAAGCAACTATCAGCTTTCATGGTATCAGAGAAGCAACAGGGCCTGGCGATTGAAGTTGGTCAGGAGTTGGGCTTCAAGGTCAATTTTTCTGTGGTCCTTGGGTTGGCAGAGACGGATAAAGATGCTGAGACAGTTTTCATACAG ATTCTCTCCAAACAAGTGTTTTCTGCAAAAGATGCTGCTCCGAAGGTTGTGTGGAGTGGCTGGCTGACCTGCGTCAACGGTGACTTGGATTATCTCCGATCACTACCCCTGGAATTTGTCAGTTTGCCTTTGTTCTGCACCAGAGGACCAGAATCGCTCACAGTGTTGGTCAAAACCTGGTTTGAAAAGACATTTGACTGTTGCTTCGGCCCTCTTGGTATCAACTCTACCAACCTCCAGTGGCTCGCATCCCTATGGACTGGGTGCCACCCCACCATCAACATCCAGTACCTGAAACTGGTCTGGACTCTCCCAACACTACCCCCTATGGACGTTACGTACACCGTCCACCCACAAGATGCCTGGGAGCTTTGGGACAGCATGCGGCAGGTTGACACGACAGAGGACAGCATCAGCATTGATGAGGTCACCGGGTTCATCAAAGGGCTGCAGTCACACTTCTTCAGGCACTTCAGGATAGACTTGTCCGCTGGGTCACTGATGCAGATCTCCACGGCTTTGGGTTCTTCTCACCATAGTGGAAAAATCAAG ATTGCAAGCCCTAATTACATCCCCACCATCCTGCAACTGCTGACAGAATGTGCTCTTCTGAAGATGCCAATCTAA
- the LOC110530306 gene encoding centromere protein L isoform X3, which yields MRSCVEATHLTYTSGLLTALRIPRSRKAPKSCDITKQVDPDQVALLVKKEWQLSYVTPLYQFRHTQLKSYSKQLSAFMVSEKQQGLAIEVGQELGFKVNFSVVLGLAETDKDAETVFIQILSKQVFSAKDAAPKVVWSGWLTCVNGDLDYLRSLPLEFVSLPLFCTRGPESLTVLVKTWFEKTFDCCFGPLGINSTNLQWLASLWTGCHPTINIQYLKLVWTLPTLPPMDVTYTVHPQDAWELWDSMRQVDTTEDSISIDEVTGFIKGLQSHFFRHFRIDLSAGSLMQISTALGSSHHSGKIKIASPNYIPTILQLLTECALLKMPI from the exons ATGCGAAGCTGTGTTGAAGCAACTCATCTGACATACACATCAGGCCTTTTGACAGCTCTAAGAATACCAAGAAGTAGAAAGGCTCCAAAGTCATGTGATATCACA AAACAGGTTGACCCAGACCAAGTAGCACTTCTGGTGAAGAAGGAATGGCAGCTGTCGTATGTCACACCTTTGTACCAGTTCAGACACACTCAGTTGAAATCCTACTCAAAGCAACTATCAGCTTTCATGGTATCAGAGAAGCAACAGGGCCTGGCGATTGAAGTTGGTCAGGAGTTGGGCTTCAAGGTCAATTTTTCTGTGGTCCTTGGGTTGGCAGAGACGGATAAAGATGCTGAGACAGTTTTCATACAG ATTCTCTCCAAACAAGTGTTTTCTGCAAAAGATGCTGCTCCGAAGGTTGTGTGGAGTGGCTGGCTGACCTGCGTCAACGGTGACTTGGATTATCTCCGATCACTACCCCTGGAATTTGTCAGTTTGCCTTTGTTCTGCACCAGAGGACCAGAATCGCTCACAGTGTTGGTCAAAACCTGGTTTGAAAAGACATTTGACTGTTGCTTCGGCCCTCTTGGTATCAACTCTACCAACCTCCAGTGGCTCGCATCCCTATGGACTGGGTGCCACCCCACCATCAACATCCAGTACCTGAAACTGGTCTGGACTCTCCCAACACTACCCCCTATGGACGTTACGTACACCGTCCACCCACAAGATGCCTGGGAGCTTTGGGACAGCATGCGGCAGGTTGACACGACAGAGGACAGCATCAGCATTGATGAGGTCACCGGGTTCATCAAAGGGCTGCAGTCACACTTCTTCAGGCACTTCAGGATAGACTTGTCCGCTGGGTCACTGATGCAGATCTCCACGGCTTTGGGTTCTTCTCACCATAGTGGAAAAATCAAG ATTGCAAGCCCTAATTACATCCCCACCATCCTGCAACTGCTGACAGAATGTGCTCTTCTGAAGATGCCAATCTAA